In a single window of the Melanotaenia boesemani isolate fMelBoe1 chromosome 22, fMelBoe1.pri, whole genome shotgun sequence genome:
- the txlnba gene encoding alpha-taxilin isoform X1: METSVKAAEVLVPPQPDKASSLEPEHSEGGAAAHTSSSSSDTFSAMEEFCRRLQDIVSTHGSAAALLDKQMQQSVVEAEMEKLKEEVKADLIVATDTDISLIKQSLNNLSSAEEKLEDLVGKYADLAALRRSDEQKLNVLQQKLSLLQEERKQLQAENHSSLAARSKLETLCRELQVYHNTIREETLQRCREDEEKRKEMSSHFQEMLTEIQAQIEQHSARNDKLRLENCNLTDKLENLMTQCERREESLEKIDKHHDLQLKLTEARLQQANALLAEAEEKHSREKEYLLREAIDKTKKCFAMKEQELAMKKKLTLYAQKFDDFQETLAKSNEIYVRFREEMNNMSDKMKKVEKESNVWKTRFENCNKALTDMIEERGEKGKEYELFVLKIQKLEKLCRALQDERKVLYEKIKDVRQSNSSLPSKLSNFVDAPEGVDESELVVSEDVQEDDPVLTENMARLKEEQTKLQEFAASLLATPDFNDDPEEKEELDLEEDIVASAFVQFKTKPQDKQNLVSEPELVEDVKPAESDLPQLVQSEEVQKTPIPEETSSETIQTGPHLEVEEVQKQVKAGDVEPFKQPEPRPEMTQADPEPRPEIIQADPEPRPEIIQADPEPRPEMTQADPEPQPEMTQADPDPRPEMAQADPEPRPQITQADPEPETKTMILQEDGEQPEKDEKIQRQQVTEPKPVPKESNPPSEDTSRSAASSKKPAPKKKKKRNSKSTS, from the exons atggAGACGTCAGTGAAGGCAGCTGAAGTCTTAGTTCCCCCCCAACCGGACAAGGCGTCCTCTCTGGAGCCTGAGCACTCTGAGGGCGGAGCAGCAGCTCAtacatcctcctcttcctcagacaCCTTCAGCGCCATGGAGGAGTTCTGCCGCCGGCTGCAGGACATCGTCAGCACGCATGGCTCTGCAGCCGCCCTCCTGGACAAACAG ATGCAACAGAGTGTTGTGGAGGCGGAAATGGAGAAGCTGAAGGAGGAGGTGAAAGCTGACCTCATAGTTGCCACAGACACAG ACATCTCACTCATCAAGCAGAGTCTGAACAACCTGTCATCTGCTGAGGAGAAACTGGAGGACCTGGTGGGGAAGTATGCCGACCTG gCAGCGCTGCGTCGCAGCGATGAGCAGAAGCTGAACGTTTTGCAGCAGAAGCTGTCGCTCCTGCAGGAGGAACGGAAGCAGCTGCAGGCTGAAAATCACAGCAGCCTCGCAGCTCGCAGCAAGCTGGAGACTCTGTGCAGAGAGCTGCAGGTGTACCACAACACCATCAGG GAGGAGACGCTGCAGCGCTGCagggaggatgaggagaagaggaaggagaTGAGCTCCCACTTCCAGGAGATGCTGACGGAGATCCAGGCTCAGATCGAGCAGCACAGCGCCCGGAATGACAAGCTGCGCCTGGAAAACTGCAACCTGACCGACAAACTGGAGAACCTCATGACCCAGTGTGAGCGCAGggaggag AGCTTAGAGAAGATCGACAAGCATCACGACCTGCAGCTGAAGCTGACCGAGGCCCGACTGCAGCAGGCCAACGCGCTGCTGGCCGAGGCCGAGGAGAAGCACAGCAGGGAGAAGGAGTAT TTGCTTAGAGAAGCTAttgacaaaacaaagaaatgcttCGCTATGAAGGAGCAGGAGCTGGCCATGAAGAAGAAG CTGACCCTCTACGCTCAGAAGTTTGATGACTTTCAGGAAACTTTGGCCAAAAGCAACGAAATCTATGTCCGCTTCAGAGAGGAGATGAACAAC ATGTCTGATAAGATGAAGAAGGTGGAGAAAGAGTCCAACGTGTGGAAAACTAGGTTTGAGAACTGCAACAAGGCTCTGACGGACATGATTGAGGAG aGAGGTGAGAAAGGAAAAGAGTACGAACTCTTTGTCCTGAAGATTCAGAAGTTGGAGAAGCTTTGCCGTGCTCTTCAAGATGAGAGGAAAGTCCTCTATGAGAAGATCAAGGACGTTCGACAGTCCAACTCCAGCCTCCCATCCAAGCTCTCCAACTTTGTTGACGCCCCTGAAGGTGTTGATGAATCTGAACTGGTGGTTTCTGAGGATGTCCAGGAGGATGACCCGGTTCTGACGGAGAACATGGCCCGTCTGAAGGAGGAGCAGACTAAGCTGCAGGAGTTCGCCGCCTCCCTGTTGGCAACGCCAGACTTTAATGATGAtccagaggaaaaggaggagctGGACCTTGAAGAGGATATTGTCGCTTCTGCATTTGTCCAGTTTAAAACTAAACCTCAGGACAAACAGAACCTGGTTTCAGAACCGGAGCTGGTAGAAGATGTAAAACCAGCAGAATCTGATCTCCCACAATTAGTTCAATCTGAGGAAGTCCAAAAGACTCCAATTCCTGAGGAGACGAGTTCTGAAACAATACAGACTGGCCCTCATCTGGAAGTTGAGGAGGTTCAGAAACAAGTCAAGGCTGGAGACGTGGAACCCTTCAAGCAGCCAGAACCACGGCCTGAGATGACCCAGGCCGATCCAGAACCACGGCCTGAGATCATCCAGGCCGATCCAGAACCACGGCCTGAGATCATCCAGGCAGATCCAGAACCACGGCCTGAGATGACCCAGGCAGATCCAGAACCACAGCCTGAGATGACCCAGGCAGATCCAGACCCACGGCCTGAGATGGCCCAGGCAGATCCAGAACCACGGCCTCAGATCACCCAGGCAGATCCCGAACCAGAAACAAAGACCATGATCCTGCAGGAGGATGGCGAGCAaccagaaaaagatgaaaagatccAAAGGCAGCAAGTGACTGAACCAAAACCGGTACCAAAAGAGTCAAATCCTCCATCTGAAGACACGTCCAGATCTGCTGCTTCTTCCAAGAAACCGGCgccgaagaagaagaagaagaggaacagcaAGAGCACGAGCTAA
- the txlnba gene encoding alpha-taxilin isoform X3: METSVKAAEVLVPPQPDKASSLEPEHSEGGAAAHTSSSSSDTFSAMEEFCRRLQDIVSTHGSAAALLDKQMQQSVVEAEMEKLKEEVKADLIVATDTDISLIKQSLNNLSSAEEKLEDLVGKYADLAALRRSDEQKLNVLQQKLSLLQEERKQLQAENHSSLAARSKLETLCRELQVYHNTIREETLQRCREDEEKRKEMSSHFQEMLTEIQAQIEQHSARNDKLRLENCNLTDKLENLMTQCERREESLEKIDKHHDLQLKLTEARLQQANALLAEAEEKHSREKEYLLREAIDKTKKCFAMKEQELAMKKKLTLYAQKFDDFQETLAKSNEIYVRFREEMNNMSDKMKKVEKESNVWKTRFENCNKALTDMIEERGEKGKEYELFVLKIQKLEKLCRALQDERKVLYEKIKDVRQSNSSLPSKLSNFVDAPEGVDESELVVSEDVQEDDPVLTENMARLKEEQTKLQEFAASLLATPDFNDDPEEKEELDLEEDIVASAFVQFKTKPQDKQNLVSEPELVEDVKPAESDLPQLVQSEEVQKTPIPEETSSETIQTGPHLEVEEVQKQVKAGDVEPFKQPEPRPEMTQADPEPRPEIIQADPEPRPEMTQADPEPQPEMTQADPDPRPEMAQADPEPRPQITQADPEPETKTMILQEDGEQPEKDEKIQRQQVTEPKPVPKESNPPSEDTSRSAASSKKPAPKKKKKRNSKSTS; this comes from the exons atggAGACGTCAGTGAAGGCAGCTGAAGTCTTAGTTCCCCCCCAACCGGACAAGGCGTCCTCTCTGGAGCCTGAGCACTCTGAGGGCGGAGCAGCAGCTCAtacatcctcctcttcctcagacaCCTTCAGCGCCATGGAGGAGTTCTGCCGCCGGCTGCAGGACATCGTCAGCACGCATGGCTCTGCAGCCGCCCTCCTGGACAAACAG ATGCAACAGAGTGTTGTGGAGGCGGAAATGGAGAAGCTGAAGGAGGAGGTGAAAGCTGACCTCATAGTTGCCACAGACACAG ACATCTCACTCATCAAGCAGAGTCTGAACAACCTGTCATCTGCTGAGGAGAAACTGGAGGACCTGGTGGGGAAGTATGCCGACCTG gCAGCGCTGCGTCGCAGCGATGAGCAGAAGCTGAACGTTTTGCAGCAGAAGCTGTCGCTCCTGCAGGAGGAACGGAAGCAGCTGCAGGCTGAAAATCACAGCAGCCTCGCAGCTCGCAGCAAGCTGGAGACTCTGTGCAGAGAGCTGCAGGTGTACCACAACACCATCAGG GAGGAGACGCTGCAGCGCTGCagggaggatgaggagaagaggaaggagaTGAGCTCCCACTTCCAGGAGATGCTGACGGAGATCCAGGCTCAGATCGAGCAGCACAGCGCCCGGAATGACAAGCTGCGCCTGGAAAACTGCAACCTGACCGACAAACTGGAGAACCTCATGACCCAGTGTGAGCGCAGggaggag AGCTTAGAGAAGATCGACAAGCATCACGACCTGCAGCTGAAGCTGACCGAGGCCCGACTGCAGCAGGCCAACGCGCTGCTGGCCGAGGCCGAGGAGAAGCACAGCAGGGAGAAGGAGTAT TTGCTTAGAGAAGCTAttgacaaaacaaagaaatgcttCGCTATGAAGGAGCAGGAGCTGGCCATGAAGAAGAAG CTGACCCTCTACGCTCAGAAGTTTGATGACTTTCAGGAAACTTTGGCCAAAAGCAACGAAATCTATGTCCGCTTCAGAGAGGAGATGAACAAC ATGTCTGATAAGATGAAGAAGGTGGAGAAAGAGTCCAACGTGTGGAAAACTAGGTTTGAGAACTGCAACAAGGCTCTGACGGACATGATTGAGGAG aGAGGTGAGAAAGGAAAAGAGTACGAACTCTTTGTCCTGAAGATTCAGAAGTTGGAGAAGCTTTGCCGTGCTCTTCAAGATGAGAGGAAAGTCCTCTATGAGAAGATCAAGGACGTTCGACAGTCCAACTCCAGCCTCCCATCCAAGCTCTCCAACTTTGTTGACGCCCCTGAAGGTGTTGATGAATCTGAACTGGTGGTTTCTGAGGATGTCCAGGAGGATGACCCGGTTCTGACGGAGAACATGGCCCGTCTGAAGGAGGAGCAGACTAAGCTGCAGGAGTTCGCCGCCTCCCTGTTGGCAACGCCAGACTTTAATGATGAtccagaggaaaaggaggagctGGACCTTGAAGAGGATATTGTCGCTTCTGCATTTGTCCAGTTTAAAACTAAACCTCAGGACAAACAGAACCTGGTTTCAGAACCGGAGCTGGTAGAAGATGTAAAACCAGCAGAATCTGATCTCCCACAATTAGTTCAATCTGAGGAAGTCCAAAAGACTCCAATTCCTGAGGAGACGAGTTCTGAAACAATACAGACTGGCCCTCATCTGGAAGTTGAGGAGGTTCAGAAACAAGTCAAGGCTGGAGACGTGGAACCCTTCAAGCAGCCAGAACCACGGCCTGAGATGACCCAG GCCGATCCAGAACCACGGCCTGAGATCATCCAGGCAGATCCAGAACCACGGCCTGAGATGACCCAGGCAGATCCAGAACCACAGCCTGAGATGACCCAGGCAGATCCAGACCCACGGCCTGAGATGGCCCAGGCAGATCCAGAACCACGGCCTCAGATCACCCAGGCAGATCCCGAACCAGAAACAAAGACCATGATCCTGCAGGAGGATGGCGAGCAaccagaaaaagatgaaaagatccAAAGGCAGCAAGTGACTGAACCAAAACCGGTACCAAAAGAGTCAAATCCTCCATCTGAAGACACGTCCAGATCTGCTGCTTCTTCCAAGAAACCGGCgccgaagaagaagaagaagaggaacagcaAGAGCACGAGCTAA
- the txlnba gene encoding beta-taxilin isoform X2, producing METSVKAAEVLVPPQPDKASSLEPEHSEGGAAAHTSSSSSDTFSAMEEFCRRLQDIVSTHGSAAALLDKQMQQSVVEAEMEKLKEEVKADLIVATDTDISLIKQSLNNLSSAEEKLEDLVGKYADLAALRRSDEQKLNVLQQKLSLLQEERKQLQAENHSSLAARSKLETLCRELQVYHNTIREETLQRCREDEEKRKEMSSHFQEMLTEIQAQIEQHSARNDKLRLENCNLTDKLENLMTQCERREESLEKIDKHHDLQLKLTEARLQQANALLAEAEEKHSREKEYLLVEAAQWKLQAKTLREQGTVMQAQLTLYAQKFDDFQETLAKSNEIYVRFREEMNNMSDKMKKVEKESNVWKTRFENCNKALTDMIEERGEKGKEYELFVLKIQKLEKLCRALQDERKVLYEKIKDVRQSNSSLPSKLSNFVDAPEGVDESELVVSEDVQEDDPVLTENMARLKEEQTKLQEFAASLLATPDFNDDPEEKEELDLEEDIVASAFVQFKTKPQDKQNLVSEPELVEDVKPAESDLPQLVQSEEVQKTPIPEETSSETIQTGPHLEVEEVQKQVKAGDVEPFKQPEPRPEMTQADPEPRPEIIQADPEPRPEIIQADPEPRPEMTQADPEPQPEMTQADPDPRPEMAQADPEPRPQITQADPEPETKTMILQEDGEQPEKDEKIQRQQVTEPKPVPKESNPPSEDTSRSAASSKKPAPKKKKKRNSKSTS from the exons atggAGACGTCAGTGAAGGCAGCTGAAGTCTTAGTTCCCCCCCAACCGGACAAGGCGTCCTCTCTGGAGCCTGAGCACTCTGAGGGCGGAGCAGCAGCTCAtacatcctcctcttcctcagacaCCTTCAGCGCCATGGAGGAGTTCTGCCGCCGGCTGCAGGACATCGTCAGCACGCATGGCTCTGCAGCCGCCCTCCTGGACAAACAG ATGCAACAGAGTGTTGTGGAGGCGGAAATGGAGAAGCTGAAGGAGGAGGTGAAAGCTGACCTCATAGTTGCCACAGACACAG ACATCTCACTCATCAAGCAGAGTCTGAACAACCTGTCATCTGCTGAGGAGAAACTGGAGGACCTGGTGGGGAAGTATGCCGACCTG gCAGCGCTGCGTCGCAGCGATGAGCAGAAGCTGAACGTTTTGCAGCAGAAGCTGTCGCTCCTGCAGGAGGAACGGAAGCAGCTGCAGGCTGAAAATCACAGCAGCCTCGCAGCTCGCAGCAAGCTGGAGACTCTGTGCAGAGAGCTGCAGGTGTACCACAACACCATCAGG GAGGAGACGCTGCAGCGCTGCagggaggatgaggagaagaggaaggagaTGAGCTCCCACTTCCAGGAGATGCTGACGGAGATCCAGGCTCAGATCGAGCAGCACAGCGCCCGGAATGACAAGCTGCGCCTGGAAAACTGCAACCTGACCGACAAACTGGAGAACCTCATGACCCAGTGTGAGCGCAGggaggag AGCTTAGAGAAGATCGACAAGCATCACGACCTGCAGCTGAAGCTGACCGAGGCCCGACTGCAGCAGGCCAACGCGCTGCTGGCCGAGGCCGAGGAGAAGCACAGCAGGGAGAAGGAGTAT TTACTGGTTGAGGCTGCTCAGTGGAAACTGCAGGCTAAGACACTCAGAGAGCAGGGGACTGTCATGCAGGCACAG CTGACCCTCTACGCTCAGAAGTTTGATGACTTTCAGGAAACTTTGGCCAAAAGCAACGAAATCTATGTCCGCTTCAGAGAGGAGATGAACAAC ATGTCTGATAAGATGAAGAAGGTGGAGAAAGAGTCCAACGTGTGGAAAACTAGGTTTGAGAACTGCAACAAGGCTCTGACGGACATGATTGAGGAG aGAGGTGAGAAAGGAAAAGAGTACGAACTCTTTGTCCTGAAGATTCAGAAGTTGGAGAAGCTTTGCCGTGCTCTTCAAGATGAGAGGAAAGTCCTCTATGAGAAGATCAAGGACGTTCGACAGTCCAACTCCAGCCTCCCATCCAAGCTCTCCAACTTTGTTGACGCCCCTGAAGGTGTTGATGAATCTGAACTGGTGGTTTCTGAGGATGTCCAGGAGGATGACCCGGTTCTGACGGAGAACATGGCCCGTCTGAAGGAGGAGCAGACTAAGCTGCAGGAGTTCGCCGCCTCCCTGTTGGCAACGCCAGACTTTAATGATGAtccagaggaaaaggaggagctGGACCTTGAAGAGGATATTGTCGCTTCTGCATTTGTCCAGTTTAAAACTAAACCTCAGGACAAACAGAACCTGGTTTCAGAACCGGAGCTGGTAGAAGATGTAAAACCAGCAGAATCTGATCTCCCACAATTAGTTCAATCTGAGGAAGTCCAAAAGACTCCAATTCCTGAGGAGACGAGTTCTGAAACAATACAGACTGGCCCTCATCTGGAAGTTGAGGAGGTTCAGAAACAAGTCAAGGCTGGAGACGTGGAACCCTTCAAGCAGCCAGAACCACGGCCTGAGATGACCCAGGCCGATCCAGAACCACGGCCTGAGATCATCCAGGCCGATCCAGAACCACGGCCTGAGATCATCCAGGCAGATCCAGAACCACGGCCTGAGATGACCCAGGCAGATCCAGAACCACAGCCTGAGATGACCCAGGCAGATCCAGACCCACGGCCTGAGATGGCCCAGGCAGATCCAGAACCACGGCCTCAGATCACCCAGGCAGATCCCGAACCAGAAACAAAGACCATGATCCTGCAGGAGGATGGCGAGCAaccagaaaaagatgaaaagatccAAAGGCAGCAAGTGACTGAACCAAAACCGGTACCAAAAGAGTCAAATCCTCCATCTGAAGACACGTCCAGATCTGCTGCTTCTTCCAAGAAACCGGCgccgaagaagaagaagaagaggaacagcaAGAGCACGAGCTAA